In Anopheles gambiae chromosome 2, idAnoGambNW_F1_1, whole genome shotgun sequence, a single window of DNA contains:
- the LOC133391060 gene encoding uncharacterized protein LOC133391060 — translation MENVKRARKSGMLSKLGQAIREECEREWEAENQPGTSRRQEAPVIEIPHAGSEFVDENASDEEVFDDDEPEEEWLEEWLNESDEDEGEDNQHTENYVTDPQSENILSRKLRMWALSHRITHTAINDLLGIIRETTEYYVPMDARTFLKTPVNVRQNITTVAGGQLWYQGIEKTLQCHFKNTTPTVDKFALNLFVDGLPLHNSGPTQLWPIMAQIHELPEVPVLVLGIFCGSSKPDNVEDYLRQLVDDLNRVMDQGVTINKTKIGIDLRVIIADSPARAFIKGVANFNAANGCIKCKIVGKKDKKTHRMVFEGTAEPRTNKEFRQGDYEISHQKRPTPLLDIKDKDIIKILSIADDLHLLHLGIAKKLGKGYAEGSLAPFPKWNEEDREEISKILAKTSYLQR, via the exons ATGGAGAACGTGAAGCGTGCTAGGAAAAGTGGTATGCTAAGCAAGCTTGGGCAGGCGATAAGGGAGGAGTGCGAGCGAGAATGGGAAGCGGAAAACCAACCAGGAACCAGCCGACGCCAAGAAGCACCAG TGATTGAAATTCCGCATGCTGGTTCGGAATTCGTTGATGAGAATGCCTCCGATGAAGAAGTATTTGACGACGATGAGCCCGAAGAAGAATGGTTGGAGGAATGGCTGAACGAAAGTGACGAAGATGAAGGCGAAGATAATCAGCATACAGAAAATTATGTTACGGATCCTCAATCTGAAAACATATTATCAAGGAAATTACGAATGTGGGCCCTATCTCATCGAATAACCCACACAGCTATAAATGATTTGCTTGGGATCATACGCGAGACAACGGAATATTACGTTCCAATGGATGCAAGGACGTTTCTGAAAACTCCCGTGAACGTCAGACAAAATATTACCACAGTGGCAGGAGGACAGCTATGGTACCAAGGGATCGAAAAGACGCTTCAGTGCCATTTTAA AAACACGACGCCTACTGTGGACAAATTTGCTTTAAATCTCTTCGTAGATGGGCTTCCGTTACATAACAGTGGCCCTACGCAATTATGGCCAATAATGGCGCAGATTCACGAGCTTCCGGAGGTGCCTGTCTTGGTGCTAGGCATTTTCTGTGGTTCGTCGAAACCTGACAACGTGGAGGATTATCTTCGTCAATTGGTAGACGACCTTAATCGTGTTATGGACCAAGGAGTCacaatcaacaaaacaaaaattggaaTTGATCTTCGTGTTATCATCGCCGATTCTCCCGCCCGAGCGTTCATAAAAG GTGTGGCGAATTTCAATGCAGCGAACGGGtgtataaaatgtaaaattgtgggaaaaaaggacaaaaaaacccacagaATGGTATTTGAAGGAACAGCTGAACCGAGGACAAACAAGGAATTTAGGCAAGGAGATTATGAAATAAGCCATCAGAAACGACCAACACCGTTATTAGATATTAAGGATAAAGATATTATTAAGATCTTAAGCATAGCAGACGATTTACACTTACTACATTTAggaatagcaaaaaaattagGAAAAGGATATGCCGAAGGTAGTTTAGCACCGTTTCCGAAGTGGAACGAAGAAGATAGAGAGGAAATTTCTAAAATTCTAGCAAAGACAAGTTACCTGCAGAGATAA